Genomic DNA from Spirochaeta isovalerica:
AAAACACTGAATGCTACAACGAAGTGCGGGGAATGTATGGTTATACAGGTCTCTATAAAGGAAAAGCGGTTTCCGTTCAGGGATCGGGCATGGGGCAGGCTTCCCTGTCAATCTATACGAATGAGCTCATTTGTGATTACGGTGTTAAAAATCTGATTCGCGTCGGATCTTGCGGATCCTATCATGAACATGTGAAAGTCAGGGACCTGGTTATCGCCATGAGCGCTTCAACAGATTCGGCTATGAACAGAGAGAGATTTAACGGGAATTTTTATGCGCCCACTGCAGATTATCACCTGTTTAAAACAATGACAGCTCAGGCGGATGAAATGGGGATGACATATCATGCGGGCAATATCCTGGCGACCGATACTTTCTACCACGATGATCCTGAGCACTGGAAAAAATGGGCTGATTTCGGTGTTCTGGCAGTGGAAATGGAATCGGCGGCCCTTTACACCCTGGCGGCGAAGCACGGGGCAAGGGCTCTTACCATATGTACTGTGAGCGACAATCTGGCGACAGGAGAGTTCACTTCGTCGGAGGAAAGAGAGACTTCTTTTACAGAGATGATGAAACTGGCTCTGGAGACTGCCTTTAAACTTTAAATAAAAGCTATTGGAGTTAGACCCGCCTTCCAATATGGAAGCGGGTCAGCATCGGCTTATTTTTCCAGATCCATGATTTTGTCGACTCGCCTGTCGTGGCGACCGCCTTCAAAATCAGTTTCCATGAATTTATCAATCATATCGGTAACCGAATCCTTATAAGCAATTCTACCGCCGAATGCGATCACATTGGCGTTATTATGAAGTTTGCTCATTTCCGCAGCGAACAGATCCTGAGGGAGCGCGCAGCGGATGCCGTCTATTTTATTGGCTGAAATGGAAATCCCTATACCGGTTCCACAGAGCAGAATCCCGAATTTATAATCTCCCGCCAGCAGTTCCCTGCAAAGCTCTTCCGCTTTATCGGGATAGTCAACGGCTTCTTCTTCTCCGACTCCGAGGTCTTTCACCTCAAAACCTTTTCCTGTTAGATGAGCTACAATTGCATTTTTCAATTCCACGGCGCCGTGGTCGTTTCCAATTATTATCGTTTCAGACATATTATTCCTTTCCTGTTCAATATATAAAAAATACAATCTTTTTCGAATATAATTAATACTGCGAAAAGGAAGTTTTTTCTTTTTTACCGGTTGATCCAGTCATTATCTCTTTCGAAGAACAGCTCGATAATTCACTCAGATAAAATCTGTAACTTTTCGGATGCCATTTCCTTTATTAAGTAGTATATTTTGAACGAAAACAATACAGGAGCTGTGTCTTATGAACGAAAATTATGCTTATGCCGAACAGAGTGCTGTTCGCGAAAGAACCATATTAAAGAATGTCTATGTGTGGATGTCCGCGGGACTGTTTCTGACGGCAGTGGTCGCCAGGATGTTTGTCCAGACGAGATTGTTTGTTCCCCTGATTTCAAACCAGTTTCTCTTCTTCGGCTTGATAATTGCCGAACTGTTTCTGGTCATCCGTCTCTCTTCCAGAATCATGACTATGTCCGTCGCCCAGGCTGCCGGTACATTCGCCGCTTATTCGATTCTGAATGGGGTTACTCTGTCCACGATATTCGTGGCATACCGGATCGGAACCATCTACACGGCCTTCTTTGTAACGGCAGGAACTTTCGGCGTTATGAGCCTCTGGGCTTTAACGACAAAAAGAGATCTTTCCGGACTGGGGCATTTTCTCATGATGGGACTGATCGGAATCATTATTGCTTCGCTGGTTAATTTTTTCATCGGCAGCACATCTCTCTATTACATGATTTCCTATGCCGGCGTGGCCATATTTACTCTCCTTACAGCCTACGATACCCAGAAGATCAAAGTTATGAGCAGACAGATGAGTTACTCCGTCGATGAAGCAACCTATACGAGAATTTCCATTATGTGTGCTCTCCGGCTTTATCTGGATTTCATAAATATGTTCCTCTTCATCCTGAGAATCATGGGTAGACGAAATTAATGGGGAAAGAGATGAAAAAACTGGCCGATGATCTGGCCTCTTTTATAGAAACCGCGCCATCTGCTTTTCATGCGGTCAGAACCGTTGAGGAAAGACTCAAAGCGGGGGGATTCACGGCGCTTGATGAAAAGGACAGCTGGTCTCTGGAAAAAGGCGGCCGTTATTACCTTATGAGAAACGGCAGCTCTCTGGCCGCTTTTATTCTAGGCGATAAACCTGTCGCCGAATCCGGTTTTCATATCGCCGGCGCTCATACGGACAGCCCTTCATTCAGAATCAAGAAAGAAGGAGCTTCCGTTCAGGGCGGAATCCTCAGGATGTCTGTGGAGACCTACGGCGGCCCCATACTCTCTACCTGGCTCGACAGAAACCTATCAGTTGCGGGACGGATTGTCACGAAAACCGGGACCGTTCTTGTCGATCTGAAAGATCCCGTGGCTCTTATTATGAATCAGGCTATTCACATGAACCGCGAGATGAACAAAGGGATTGAATACAACAAACAGAACCACCTTCAGGCGGCTTTCGCCATTGTGGACAAGGATGAGACGCGCACGCCCTCCGATCTGTTCAAAGATCTCATAGCTGAAAAAACCGGTATCGAGGCTCAATCCATTCTGGATATGGAGCTGTTTCTCTACGATGTTCAGAAACCGCTTTTTGCCGGAATGAACAACGAGTTTATCAGTTCGTCCCGTATCGATAACCTGGCTATGTGTCACAGCATTGTTGAAGCGATCGGCGCAAGCGACAGGCAGGACCACAGCTCGCTGGCTGTCTTCTTCGACAATGAAGAAATCGGCAGCCGGACCTTGCAGGGCGCTGATTCTTCTTTTCTGAGAGACCTGCTGGACAGAATAACTGCAGTGACCGGAGGGGGACGAGATGATTCCTACAGGGCCAGAGCGGCTTCCTTCTCCATAAGCGCCGACGGCGCCCACGCTCATCATCCCAATTATCCGGAATCCCATGATCCGGCATACGCTCCGAATGTGGGCGGCGGACCGGTTATAAAAATAAGTTCGACCTACCGTTATTCAACAACGGCCGAAACGGCAGCGGTTTTCAGAAAGCTATGCCGGGAAGAAGACGTTCCCTGCCAGGAACTGATCAACCGATCGGATATTCCTTCGGGGTCAACAATCGGAACCATGACATCGGCTCTTACGGGAATCGCTTCCGTTGACGTCGGTTCTCCCATGTTCGCCATGCACAGCATCAGAGAGACGGCCGGTGTGGCTGATCATTTTTACATGACCCGGGTATTGAAGAGATTCTACAACTGTGATTTAAATAGTCTCTGACTATGAACATGTACAGAAAAATTTTAATCTTCCCTTTATTTATATTATTTCTGCTCCCTCTCCGCGCACTGGAAACCGTGCCGGAGCTGGTGGCTGAATCGGCCGTTCTATATGATTTTGCGACGGGACGGGTTCTCTTCGAGAAAAACGGAGAAATTTCCATACCTCCTGCTTCCATGACGAAACTGGTCACTCTTTACCTGGGATGGCAGTACCTTGAGAACGGCGGCTCTCCCGACGAACCTGTAGAGATTACCGCGACGGGTTCTTCTTTCTCCCGGCCTGTCGGTTCCTCCCTCATGCTTCTGGAAGAGGGACAGAAAGTCTCCTTCCTCGAAGTTATGACAGGTCTGGCCGTCGCTTCAGGCAATGATGCGGCCTATGCCCTGGCGGAACATATCAGCGGCTCGCCGGAAGCTTTTGTCGATCAGATGAACAGTCTTGTGGAATCACTGGGTTATAAAACCATGCATTTTGTCGATCCCGACGGATGGAGCGCGGAAAACCGCGTGACGGCTCTTGAATACGCGGAATTCTCATCAGATTATATCAGAGCCTTTCCCTCTGCGCTTCAGACTGTTCACAGCCTTAGGACGCTCGTCTATCCCAAAGCGGAAAATCTGCCGGAAACCGGAGGAAGGATTATCACTCCCCGTGAAAAAAACAATACCAATATTCTTCTCGACCGCGTCGAAGGCGTAGACGGGCTGAAAACCGGTTATATAGATGAATCGGGATTTAATTTCACTGCTACGGCTAAAAGGGGGATCACCCGTTTTATCGCTGTTGTTATGGGAATCAGAAATGTTCCCTATTTTGACGGTATTGAAATCAGGGCCGATGAGGCTGAGGCCTTGCTGGAGTACGGTTTTCGGAATTTTAAAACCATTGACCCGGAAACCCCTTTGCTGGAACCGGTTTTCCTCTGGGAGGGAAAATCTGATGAGGTCCCTCTGATACTTGAAGGCGATCCTCTATTTACTCTTTCGGTGGATGAGATGACAAGCTTCTCCCGCGAGATCGATGTACCCGCTGAATTGACGGCCCCCGTCAGGGCAGGCGATATTGTCGGAAAGGTCCGATACCGGACCGGTGATAGAGTTCTGGCCGAGTTTCCCGTTCTGGCTCAGATCGATGTGGAAAAAGCCAATATATTTAAGGTGCTCTGGCACAGAACCCTGAAATTATATAGAAGAATTACGAATCCATAAGTTCGGCCAGTTCTTCCCAACGCTCCATTTTCGTTTCCAGTTCCCTTTCCAGTTCACTGTACCGGCGGTGAGCTCCGGCCATTTTATCCGGATCCGGAGCGGCTGAAGCGAAAAAGTCCTCCAGTTCGCTTTTCTCTTCTTCCATTGATTCAATTTCTTTTTCGATCTGTTTGAATTCTTCTATTTCCTTATATCCGGCTTTTTTCTTTTTCTCTGTCCGGACTCGCGTGCTCGGCTTTTCCTGCTGAACCTTTTTCTTTTCCTCCCGCTTCTCTTCATCCAGAAACTGCCGGTATTCACTGTAATTGCCGGCAAAACCTCTTATATGCCCCGTTCCGTCAAAAATGAAGAGAAAATCGGTCACCCTGTCGAGAAAATAACGGTCGTGGGATACGACCATGAGACACCCGGAGTATTCCATAAGGAAATCTTCAATCAGAGAGAGGGTTTGAATATCGAAATCATTGGTTGGCTCATCGAGTATGAGGAAATTGGGATTCTGAAGAATGATGCTTATAAGGTAGAGCCGCCGCTTCTCTCCCCCCGACAGATCGGAAAGGGCCGTAAAATGAAGGCTTTTGGGAAAGAGGAAGCGCTCAAGCAGCTGAGCAGGCGTGTAGGACGATCCCTCATCGGTCTTGATCAGATCCGCCTGGTCTTTCAGGTATTCGAGAACTTTCATCTCATCGGGCATTCTCGCCGTCAGCTGGTCGAAGTAACCGAAATGAGTGTTAACCCCTTTGTTCACCGAACCGCTGTCGCCGGGGAGCCTCTCGGTCAGGAGATTGAGGAAGGTTGATTTTCCGCTGCCGTTGGGGCCGACGATACCGATTCTCTCTCCTTTGCGGAACTTATAGCTGAAGGAGGGGATAACTTCCCTGCCGTCAAAGGATTTGGAGATATTTATCAGATCGACGACCCGTTTACCCAACCGCCTTTGGGAAACGGAGAATTCAGCGGACTCGATTTCCTCGCTCGTCTGCCGGTCCATCATATCGTACACCCGGTTTTTTCTTCCTCTGTCCTTGCCGGTTCTGGCCCGGGGTCCTCTTTTCAGCCATTCCATCTCCCGGCGGAGTATGGTGTTGATCCGTTCCTGCTCGCGCCTTTCCACAGCTTCGCGCTGGGCTTTGCTCTGCAGGTAGCGGGTGTAATTTCCTTCGTAGCGGTAAAGGGTTTCGTTATCAATTTCCAGAATCCCCGTACAGAGCTCGTCAAGGAAGTAACGGTCATGGGTTACCAGAACAACTGCCATGGAGCTCTTTTTCAGGTAATCCTGGAGCCAGATAATTGTATCGATATCCAGATGATTCGTCGGTTCGTCGAGAAACAGAAGATCGCCTCCCGCAACGAGAGCGTGGACTATAGCTACTTTCTTCAGCATGCCTCCCGACAGCGTTCCCATTTTCAGATGACGGTTTTCAATGCCCAGTTCTGTCAGAAGTGAATTGATCCGGCTTTCGAGCTCCCAGCAACCCAATCTGTCCATTTCTGCCAGAAGTTTGTCATAATGGTCGTGGATTTCCCGGCTTTCCTCTTTCGCCAGTCTGTCCGCTGCCTTCTCATAGTCCCGAACCGTTTTCATAAGAGGCGAATCGCGGTTCAGGATGTGCTCCAGTATCGTATCTTCCCTGTTAAAATCATCATGCTGATGAAGGTAGGCTATGCGGCATTCCCTGTTGCGGGAAATCGTTCCGCCGTCGATTTCCTCCTCTCCGGCCAGAATCCGGAGCAGCGTCGACTTTCCGCATCCGTTTATACCGATCAGAGCCAGCTTTTCCCCTTCATCTATACCAAAGGAAATATTGTTAAAAAGCGTCCTGCCGCTTCGTATTCTGCTTACAGAATCAACTGATATCAAGTTCATGGAAGAAGTCTACATAAAAAAATTGAATTAAGATACAAGTTGGTCAATAATTAATCTAAATTGCTCAGTCATCACTCGAGGAGAAATGCCCATGATCATAAGCGTGAGCGCCGCAGTCACTCTGATTCTCTCCATTCTTGCAGTCTTTTTTGATTTGATTCTGCTGAAAATAGCCATTTCTGTTTTTCTTTTCCTTATTGTTGTTCTTTCCTTTATATCCAGGGCAAAGGGCGTTAATAATGCTCCGGTTCGGGAAAAAGAAAACAAGGGCGACAGCGACGAGCTTAAGCGCCTTGCAGCAAGACTCAAAGAAACGGAAGAAGCTTACAGGTCTCTTCAGCGGGAGAGCAGAGAAGACAAAGAGAAGCTCGAAACCCTGATCGAAGGGGCTTCTTATCTGAACACGGCCCTTCCCATGATGAAGCAGCTTGCCGGTCTGGTTGTCGATAAGACGGAAGAATCGGCTATGAATTTGACGGAAAATATCTTTGAGATCTCCAATAGAAGCTCTCAGGTGGGTAACCACATCAGCAATTTTCTCAATGATCTGTTTTCGGGAGATAAAAGCCTGAAGAGCAATATCGATATTCTCAGCGGTGAAATGAACAGAATCAACAAACTCATTGAGGATTTTACGGCCATCAGCAAACGCTACACGCTGGATATGAAACAGATTGACGAAAATGT
This window encodes:
- the deoD gene encoding purine-nucleoside phosphorylase gives rise to the protein MSVHIGAEKGSIAETVLMPGDPLRARFIAEKFLENTECYNEVRGMYGYTGLYKGKAVSVQGSGMGQASLSIYTNELICDYGVKNLIRVGSCGSYHEHVKVRDLVIAMSASTDSAMNRERFNGNFYAPTADYHLFKTMTAQADEMGMTYHAGNILATDTFYHDDPEHWKKWADFGVLAVEMESAALYTLAAKHGARALTICTVSDNLATGEFTSSEERETSFTEMMKLALETAFKL
- the rpiB gene encoding ribose 5-phosphate isomerase B: MSETIIIGNDHGAVELKNAIVAHLTGKGFEVKDLGVGEEEAVDYPDKAEELCRELLAGDYKFGILLCGTGIGISISANKIDGIRCALPQDLFAAEMSKLHNNANVIAFGGRIAYKDSVTDMIDKFMETDFEGGRHDRRVDKIMDLEK
- a CDS encoding Bax inhibitor-1/YccA family protein, with amino-acid sequence MNENYAYAEQSAVRERTILKNVYVWMSAGLFLTAVVARMFVQTRLFVPLISNQFLFFGLIIAELFLVIRLSSRIMTMSVAQAAGTFAAYSILNGVTLSTIFVAYRIGTIYTAFFVTAGTFGVMSLWALTTKRDLSGLGHFLMMGLIGIIIASLVNFFIGSTSLYYMISYAGVAIFTLLTAYDTQKIKVMSRQMSYSVDEATYTRISIMCALRLYLDFINMFLFILRIMGRRN
- a CDS encoding M18 family aminopeptidase, which encodes MKKLADDLASFIETAPSAFHAVRTVEERLKAGGFTALDEKDSWSLEKGGRYYLMRNGSSLAAFILGDKPVAESGFHIAGAHTDSPSFRIKKEGASVQGGILRMSVETYGGPILSTWLDRNLSVAGRIVTKTGTVLVDLKDPVALIMNQAIHMNREMNKGIEYNKQNHLQAAFAIVDKDETRTPSDLFKDLIAEKTGIEAQSILDMELFLYDVQKPLFAGMNNEFISSSRIDNLAMCHSIVEAIGASDRQDHSSLAVFFDNEEIGSRTLQGADSSFLRDLLDRITAVTGGGRDDSYRARAASFSISADGAHAHHPNYPESHDPAYAPNVGGGPVIKISSTYRYSTTAETAAVFRKLCREEDVPCQELINRSDIPSGSTIGTMTSALTGIASVDVGSPMFAMHSIRETAGVADHFYMTRVLKRFYNCDLNSL
- a CDS encoding D-alanyl-D-alanine carboxypeptidase family protein is translated as MNMYRKILIFPLFILFLLPLRALETVPELVAESAVLYDFATGRVLFEKNGEISIPPASMTKLVTLYLGWQYLENGGSPDEPVEITATGSSFSRPVGSSLMLLEEGQKVSFLEVMTGLAVASGNDAAYALAEHISGSPEAFVDQMNSLVESLGYKTMHFVDPDGWSAENRVTALEYAEFSSDYIRAFPSALQTVHSLRTLVYPKAENLPETGGRIITPREKNNTNILLDRVEGVDGLKTGYIDESGFNFTATAKRGITRFIAVVMGIRNVPYFDGIEIRADEAEALLEYGFRNFKTIDPETPLLEPVFLWEGKSDEVPLILEGDPLFTLSVDEMTSFSREIDVPAELTAPVRAGDIVGKVRYRTGDRVLAEFPVLAQIDVEKANIFKVLWHRTLKLYRRITNP
- a CDS encoding ABC-F family ATP-binding cassette domain-containing protein, encoding MNLISVDSVSRIRSGRTLFNNISFGIDEGEKLALIGINGCGKSTLLRILAGEEEIDGGTISRNRECRIAYLHQHDDFNREDTILEHILNRDSPLMKTVRDYEKAADRLAKEESREIHDHYDKLLAEMDRLGCWELESRINSLLTELGIENRHLKMGTLSGGMLKKVAIVHALVAGGDLLFLDEPTNHLDIDTIIWLQDYLKKSSMAVVLVTHDRYFLDELCTGILEIDNETLYRYEGNYTRYLQSKAQREAVERREQERINTILRREMEWLKRGPRARTGKDRGRKNRVYDMMDRQTSEEIESAEFSVSQRRLGKRVVDLINISKSFDGREVIPSFSYKFRKGERIGIVGPNGSGKSTFLNLLTERLPGDSGSVNKGVNTHFGYFDQLTARMPDEMKVLEYLKDQADLIKTDEGSSYTPAQLLERFLFPKSLHFTALSDLSGGEKRRLYLISIILQNPNFLILDEPTNDFDIQTLSLIEDFLMEYSGCLMVVSHDRYFLDRVTDFLFIFDGTGHIRGFAGNYSEYRQFLDEEKREEKKKVQQEKPSTRVRTEKKKKAGYKEIEEFKQIEKEIESMEEEKSELEDFFASAAPDPDKMAGAHRRYSELERELETKMERWEELAELMDS